In Marinobacterium sp. LSUCC0821, the DNA window CCCTCAACAGGGTGATTACGACGCAATAATTATTGCAGTTGCTCACCAAGAGTTTCGTGATTACGGCGTTACTAAGATACGTGGTTGGGGTCGTGATAATCACGTCTTATACGACCTGAAGTACCTTTTCCCACAGAGCGAAACAGATCTGCGACTTTAACGGCAATATTGATGAAAGTAGTTCAGCTCCTTCCAGCACTCAATGGCGGAGGTGTCGAAAAAGGCACCTTGGAAGTCGCTAAGTATCTGGTTGAGCAGGGCCATGAGTCGATTGTCGTATCGGCTGGTGGCTCTATGGTTGCGCAACTCGAGTCTGAAGGTAGTCGCCATGTTTCATGGGATCTTGGAAGAAAATCCCTTCTCACTTTTAGGCACATTTGGGCCTTTCGTCGTTTCCTTAAACAGGAGCGACCAGATATTCTGCATCTACGTTCACGAATGCCAGCATGGGTCGCTTGGTTTGCTTGGAAAGGGTTGCCAAAAGCGAGTAGACCAAAACTGATTACCACTGTTCACGGGCTTTATTCGGTCAGTAAGTACTCACATATAATGTGTCGTGGCGAAGCTGTAATTGCTGTCTCGAACACAGTTAAAGAGTACATACTTAGCAATTACCCAGATACCCCTCCTGAAAATATTAAGCTGATCTACCGTGGAGTCGATCCAGCTGAGTGGCCATACGGCTATGTGGCATCTAGTGATTGGAAAGACTCTTTTTTTGAGCAATTTCCAAAAGCAAAGGGAAAGAAAATCCTCTGTTTACCTGGACGCTTAACTCGCCTCAAAGGGCATCATGACTTTTTGGAGCTAATGCACTCAATAGCTGCAGAAAATGATGACGTCCATGCGTTGATCGTAGGCGGAGAAGATCCTAAGCGTAAAGAGTATGCAAATGAGCTGTATCGACGAGTTAAAGAGCTGGGGTTGAGCGATCGGGTAACGTTCACCGGCGCGAGAAGAGACATCCGCGAAATTTTCGCAATCAGCGAGATTATCTACTCCCTATCAACTAAACCAGAATCCTTTGGACGTACTGTTCTAGAGGCATTGTCGTTAGGCCGCTCAGTACTGGGTTATGATCATGGTGGAGTGGGTGAAATTCTTGCCGAGATCTATCCCGAAGGAAGAGTTCAATTGAGCTCAATGACCAGTTTGAACAAACTGACATGTGAGAAACTTGTTAACCGTTCAGTACCTATGCCTGCATCGGTTTTTACTAAAGAGAACATGCTTTCTGCTACTTTGGAAGCCTACGGCTCCACTATTTCTTAGATCTACTTTTAAGTTCAGCTTCATATAATTTAGCCTCTTTGAGAAACGCATAAAAAGCATTGATCATACTCCCAATAAAACCCCTCTTTCCATTTAAGAGATTTCGTTTAATAAAGTATGACTTTATAAATGCGAGTGGCATTATTGTGATGAGTTTAAGGATTGAACTGCGTTTCCCTTTTTCAAATTTATCAATCGCTTTACCAGAGGAGTAGAGGTTGATTTTACTCACCTTCACGTCGATAGAGGTTTCTCCGTAGTGACGGATTCCCCCCTTTAGATCGATTATTTTGCCTTCAACTGTTGGTGTCTCATGGAAGCGTTCATTGCCATAAGAGCCGAGTGCTTTCTTAAATAGCCTAACGTGTGAATTCTTTTTGGTTATTTGGTGTATCGGATATCCAAGAAAATACTCTTCAATAGGTATGTTTGCCCCTGAAATATCCGATCTTTGGATAACCTCCAGTATTTCTGATTTTAGTTCTGGGCTGAGTTCCTCATCCGCATCTAGGTTGAGCACCCAGTCGTTTGTACAGAGATTTTTTGCATGTTCTTTCTGTTGCGCCATGCCGAGCCACTCATGGAAGCTAACCTTGGCATTTAGTTTTGAAGCAATCTCCAATGTCTTGTCTGTACTGCCACTATCAACAACGACTACTTCACCCATTCCTTCAACACTTTTTAGTGCCCGTTCTATGTTTCTCTCTTCATTTTTAGTGACTATGTAGATGCTGATCATACTTTGTATCGACCTCTAGAAAGTGCAATCCTAAACTGCAGAAGATTGGTTGAGCGAAGTACTGAAATTCGCATAATTCGAAACGGATCCACTATTTCAGAAATGCCTTTTTTTACTGTAACTGCTGAGTTAAAACCCGAAGTCTTAACAATATCAACAACCTCATCCGTAAATCGTCCGAATGGATAAGCAAATGCATTGCATCTCTTGCCTGTAAGCTCTTCAACTCGACTTTTCGAGGTTAGAACTTCAAATCTTGCTGTTTCAAGGTCACAGTTTTGTAAATTTATGTGGTTAAGGGTATGGGCGCCAAACTCGACTAATCCCGAAGTAGCCATCTCCCTGATCATTTCAGGGCTTAATTTCTCTATCTCCGAAATTTCAGGAGCTAAGTATATGGTTGCTTTTGCCCCATATTTTTTCAACAAAGGAAAAGCGATTTCATAGTTATCTTTAAAGCCATCATCAAAAGTTATCGCAACACATTTTGTATTGCTTTTATGGCTATCTATTAATTCCGATATGGTGCAAAACTCATACTCTTTACTTTTTAGTAGCTTAAGTTGCTTTTCAAAATTCTTAGGGTCTACTGCAAGCTCTGCATTTAAATTATCAACCCTCTCGTTGATGCTGTGGTACATCAATACTCGAGGTTGGTTAAAGGGGCGAATTGGTCGCCAGATGTTGTAATGAGCAGCGAAATATATTGCTCCAACGATTAAGGCTAAAACGAGGAGAGAATAAATCATCAAATTAATTTCCACTCGAATCGATAACGTTGATTAAAATTTTTGATAAATTGTTTGTCACTTTGTGACTCACCAATTCGTTATCAAAGCGTTGCTTAGCATTGTTTCCATATTCCGATAACAACTTCCGGTTAGAGTAGGCCTCGGTGATTGCAGCTCGAATTTCTAGGTGGTTTGAGCCATCAACACTCCATCCCGTTAGACCATCGATAACTGCCTCTTTTGCGCCTCCAGCGATACCGCCAATTGATGCTAAGCCGAATTGAGCTGCTTCAATGTATGTTATGCCAAAACCTTCGAGTGAAAGTCCCTCTTGGTAACTCGGCATTAAGAAAAGCTGATGGGAACTGTATAGGTCATCTTTCTCTTGGTCATCAACTCTACCCAAAAACTTTACGAAGGGTAGATCTGCACAGCTCAGTTTTAGCTCCTCTAAGTCAGGCCCGCTGCCGGCGATATTCCACTCTAAGTTACAGCCTTCCATATGAAGCTCTCTTAAAGCTAATGCACTTTGAAAGAGCCCTTTCCGTTTTTCGATTCTGCTTAGAGATAGAATTTTTAGAGGCGCGTCTGAGCTATATTCAGGGATTGATATGTGATTTTCATATAGGCCGTAGGTAGGATAAATACAAATGGCCTTTGATGCTTGTTCCTTGTTAAGCGCAGCAATTAATTCAATGGTGGCTTTAGACGAGGAGACGATTTTTTCAGCTCTGTTGAGAGCTTGAACAATACGTTTAGATTTTCTGGTATCTAAATACTCTTGGCCATGCGCTAAAACGACAATCGGGATGTTGTTTTGGGGTATGGCTTCAACGCTTTTCCAGCTATCGCATAGATAAAGATCAGGTTTATCTTTAAAGCTTAAAAAAATCCTTTTGGCGACATTACGGATCAGTTTGGGCACCGATATAGAGTAATGCTCGAACTTAAACTTTCCGGGTAACGACTTGTTAGCCACAACACATATTGACCAATCTAGACCGCTTAGGTTGTTTGCTAACGAAAACATGACGCTTTCCATACCCCCAGTTCTCGGCGGAAATGTCTGTGTCACTATAGTTATCCGTTTCATGAGTTCGTGCCGTACATAAACCCTTTGCCATTAGGGTGTGTTTTGAATCTTCTATGCATCCACATATATTGAGCTGGCTCGTATAGTATTCCCTTTTCTAGCTCCTGATTTATGCGGGTGGCGGACTCACGATCATCGTTTAGTGGGAAAGGGGTCACGGGCGGGTGAACTCTAAGTGTATAAGAATTATCAATATTTCTGTGATGTGTAAGCATAATGATGGGTGCTTTGCTAAGCTTTGCCAGGCGTGCAGTTGCCGTGACAGTAGCAGCTTCGATTCCAAAGAATGGGGCATATACAGAGTTGGTTGGCCCAAAATCTTGATCCGGGGCATACCAAACAATCTCATTGCGTTTTAGCGCGCGAATTACACCCCTAAAATCGTGCCGATCAATCAACGAGCTAATAAAACGACTTCTCCCGCGATCTATCACAGTCTCCATGAGCGGATTGTTATGTGGCCTATACATGGTGTGAAGTTTATAAAACCTACTAAAAAGTAAGCCGCCTAGATCAAGAGTTGAGAAATGAGCACCCAAAAGGATAACGCCTTTTCCATCCTTAAGAGCTGCATCGAGATAGTTTCGGCCTTCGATTTTGAGCCTATTATCAAAACTATTTAAAGGAGCCCACCAGGCCGCGGATGTTTCAATTATTCCTATACCGTTGTTTCTAAAAACAGCCTCTACCATGCCCTGCTGTTCTTGATTGCTCAAATTTGGAAAGCAGAGTCTGATGTTTGTCTCAGCTACACGCCTGCGATTTTGTGCAATTAGATAAATTAATTTCCCAAGTTGCGAACCAATGCTAACTTGAGTTTGAAATGGAAGTAGTCTGATCAATCGAAGCAGAAAAAGTCCGGCCCATGTTGCCCAGTACTTTGGCATTAAAAATTGTGTAACTGATTTGAATTTCATAAGCGTCGGGTCAAAGTTGATAGTTGAAGTGTAAAAGCCAAACAAAGTTGTGGCAACACGAACGCTTCACTGAGGTATACTGTTATTGCTTTGATTTGTAGCTTGGTTATATTTTGAAAAATAGCTCCTCTCCTAATAGTAGCTGGACACTCTATAAACGCCTTCTTTCATATGTGGGCGGGTATTGGTATGGGTTCCTGATAAGTTTCATTGGATTTGCAATTTTTGGCGCATCTCAAGCGGCGGCATCTAAATGGCTTGAGATGGTTGTAGATGCTGTTGAACAAGACGCACTAGATCAACGTTTTTTTCTTGGTCTCTTTATTGTTGGAGTTTTTGCCCTAAGAGGGCTTGGAACATTTATTGGAACCTACTCCCTAGCCTACATTGCTCGCCAAGTTATTCACGGTATTCGCGTCGATCTTTTTCAAAAGCTGCAACAGCTTCCGGCTGGATTTTTTAAGAGCAGCTCTTCGGGTCAGCTGCTTGCTAAGCTTACTTATAATGTTGAGCAGGTAACTGAGGCAGTTACCGAAGCGGTAAAAATTGGCCTGCGTGAAGGCATGACTGTACTAGGCTTGTTCGGCTACATGCTCTACCTCAACTGGAAATTAACTCTAGTCTTTTTTGCTACAGCCCCTTTGATTGGCTTGGTTGTTCTATTCGCCGCTAAACGTATGCGTCGTCAAGCTCGAGGTATTCAGGAGTCAGTTGGAGACGTGGCGGATGCGGCTTCTGAGGCAATTAGAGGCTATGAAGTTGTTCGTATTTTCGGTGGTATAGAGTTTGAAAATAGACGCTTTCAAGCGGCGAGTGATCAAAATCGAAAGCAGTTTATGAAACTAACTGTTACTCAAGAAATTAATAGCCCTCTTGTGCAAGTTCTAGTGGCAATTGCTTTAGCGGTGCTCCTATTTGTGGCAATGCACCCCTCTGTATTGGAAGACATGAGTACAGGTGGTTTTGTCGCTTTCCTTACAGCCGCTGGTCTTATCACCAAACCGTTGAGGCTACTCACAGATGTAAATACCAAGATTCAGCGTGGTATTGCAGCGTCTGAGGGTGTCTTTGCTGTGATGGATGAGCCGGTTGAGGTGGACAATGGTACGGTTGAGATTGAGCGAGCAGTGGGTCATTTACAGTTCAATAATTTAAGTTTCGCCTACCAGTCGACACTAGATGATGCGCTGCAAAATATTAATCTTGATGTGCCTGCAGGAAAAACCGTCGCATTAGTTGGTCGCTCTGGGTCAGGTAAATCGACCTTGGTGAGTTTGTTGCCGCGATTTAATGACGGTTGGCGCGGTGAGTTGTTATTAGATGGCACTCCTATCGAGCAGTGTACTCTCACATCGCTTCGTAACCAAATCGCGCTAGTTAACCAGCAAGTCGTGCTTTTTAACGGCTCAATTGCCGATAATATCGCTTATGGGGCTCTTGCCACTTCGACTCCTGAGCAGGTTAAAGCCGCAGCAGAAGCCGCACATGTGATGGAGTTTGTTGAGCGGCTCCCAGAAGGTTTGGATACACAAATCGGTGAGGGCGGCGTGCTTCTGTCGGGTGGTCAGCGCCAGCGTATAGCGATTGCTCGTGCGATTTTGAAAAATTCACCAATATTGATTCTTGATGAGGCGACATCAGCTCTTGATACAGAGTCGGAACGACATATTCAGGCTGCGCTTGCTGAGGTTGTTAAGGGGCGAACGACGCTCATGATCGCACACAGGCTATCTACTATTGAAAGTGCAGATATCATTGTGGTGATGGATCACGGCCAAATTGTTGAGCGCGGCACACATGCTGAACTTCTGGCGCAAGATGGTGCCTACGCACAGCTTCATCGCATGCAGTTTAGTGAGCAGGCGGATGTCTAGACATCTCTACTCTTTAATATACCTACTTCTGCTCCCCTTTCTTTTCGTCAGAGTACTGATACGAAGCCTAAAGGCGCCTGCATATCGGTCGCGTCTATTAGAGCGATTTGGTATCCAGA includes these proteins:
- a CDS encoding polysaccharide deacetylase family protein; translated protein: MIYSLLVLALIVGAIYFAAHYNIWRPIRPFNQPRVLMYHSINERVDNLNAELAVDPKNFEKQLKLLKSKEYEFCTISELIDSHKSNTKCVAITFDDGFKDNYEIAFPLLKKYGAKATIYLAPEISEIEKLSPEMIREMATSGLVEFGAHTLNHINLQNCDLETARFEVLTSKSRVEELTGKRCNAFAYPFGRFTDEVVDIVKTSGFNSAVTVKKGISEIVDPFRIMRISVLRSTNLLQFRIALSRGRYKV
- a CDS encoding glycosyltransferase family 4 protein translates to MKVVQLLPALNGGGVEKGTLEVAKYLVEQGHESIVVSAGGSMVAQLESEGSRHVSWDLGRKSLLTFRHIWAFRRFLKQERPDILHLRSRMPAWVAWFAWKGLPKASRPKLITTVHGLYSVSKYSHIMCRGEAVIAVSNTVKEYILSNYPDTPPENIKLIYRGVDPAEWPYGYVASSDWKDSFFEQFPKAKGKKILCLPGRLTRLKGHHDFLELMHSIAAENDDVHALIVGGEDPKRKEYANELYRRVKELGLSDRVTFTGARRDIREIFAISEIIYSLSTKPESFGRTVLEALSLGRSVLGYDHGGVGEILAEIYPEGRVQLSSMTSLNKLTCEKLVNRSVPMPASVFTKENMLSATLEAYGSTIS
- a CDS encoding glycosyltransferase family 4 protein, with product MFSLANNLSGLDWSICVVANKSLPGKFKFEHYSISVPKLIRNVAKRIFLSFKDKPDLYLCDSWKSVEAIPQNNIPIVVLAHGQEYLDTRKSKRIVQALNRAEKIVSSSKATIELIAALNKEQASKAICIYPTYGLYENHISIPEYSSDAPLKILSLSRIEKRKGLFQSALALRELHMEGCNLEWNIAGSGPDLEELKLSCADLPFVKFLGRVDDQEKDDLYSSHQLFLMPSYQEGLSLEGFGITYIEAAQFGLASIGGIAGGAKEAVIDGLTGWSVDGSNHLEIRAAITEAYSNRKLLSEYGNNAKQRFDNELVSHKVTNNLSKILINVIDSSGN
- the lpxL gene encoding LpxL/LpxP family Kdo(2)-lipid IV(A) lauroyl/palmitoleoyl acyltransferase, whose amino-acid sequence is MKFKSVTQFLMPKYWATWAGLFLLRLIRLLPFQTQVSIGSQLGKLIYLIAQNRRRVAETNIRLCFPNLSNQEQQGMVEAVFRNNGIGIIETSAAWWAPLNSFDNRLKIEGRNYLDAALKDGKGVILLGAHFSTLDLGGLLFSRFYKLHTMYRPHNNPLMETVIDRGRSRFISSLIDRHDFRGVIRALKRNEIVWYAPDQDFGPTNSVYAPFFGIEAATVTATARLAKLSKAPIIMLTHHRNIDNSYTLRVHPPVTPFPLNDDRESATRINQELEKGILYEPAQYMWMHRRFKTHPNGKGFMYGTNS
- a CDS encoding glycosyltransferase family 2 protein, producing MISIYIVTKNEERNIERALKSVEGMGEVVVVDSGSTDKTLEIASKLNAKVSFHEWLGMAQQKEHAKNLCTNDWVLNLDADEELSPELKSEILEVIQRSDISGANIPIEEYFLGYPIHQITKKNSHVRLFKKALGSYGNERFHETPTVEGKIIDLKGGIRHYGETSIDVKVSKINLYSSGKAIDKFEKGKRSSILKLITIMPLAFIKSYFIKRNLLNGKRGFIGSMINAFYAFLKEAKLYEAELKSRSKK
- the msbA gene encoding lipid A export permease/ATP-binding protein MsbA, with protein sequence MKNSSSPNSSWTLYKRLLSYVGGYWYGFLISFIGFAIFGASQAAASKWLEMVVDAVEQDALDQRFFLGLFIVGVFALRGLGTFIGTYSLAYIARQVIHGIRVDLFQKLQQLPAGFFKSSSSGQLLAKLTYNVEQVTEAVTEAVKIGLREGMTVLGLFGYMLYLNWKLTLVFFATAPLIGLVVLFAAKRMRRQARGIQESVGDVADAASEAIRGYEVVRIFGGIEFENRRFQAASDQNRKQFMKLTVTQEINSPLVQVLVAIALAVLLFVAMHPSVLEDMSTGGFVAFLTAAGLITKPLRLLTDVNTKIQRGIAASEGVFAVMDEPVEVDNGTVEIERAVGHLQFNNLSFAYQSTLDDALQNINLDVPAGKTVALVGRSGSGKSTLVSLLPRFNDGWRGELLLDGTPIEQCTLTSLRNQIALVNQQVVLFNGSIADNIAYGALATSTPEQVKAAAEAAHVMEFVERLPEGLDTQIGEGGVLLSGGQRQRIAIARAILKNSPILILDEATSALDTESERHIQAALAEVVKGRTTLMIAHRLSTIESADIIVVMDHGQIVERGTHAELLAQDGAYAQLHRMQFSEQADV